A genome region from Deltaproteobacteria bacterium includes the following:
- a CDS encoding DUF655 domain-containing protein, producing MNRASEAELRLLPGIGRGRAHAIVERRNKRPFSSIEELARMKGMKGVVQKLRAQLVVEGDTTLRPASIRAN from the coding sequence GTGAACCGCGCCAGCGAAGCCGAGCTGCGCCTCTTGCCCGGCATCGGCCGCGGCCGCGCGCATGCCATCGTGGAGCGGCGGAACAAGCGGCCCTTCTCGAGCATCGAGGAGCTGGCGCGCATGAAAGGCATGAAGGGCGTGGTGCAGAAGCTCCGGGCGCAACTCGTCGTGGAAGGCGACACGACCCTGCGACCAGCCTCCATTCGGGCCAACTGA
- a CDS encoding DUF3467 domain-containing protein: MSADHPAAPPPVQIQLQIDEQTAHGMYVNMAMLNHNETEFVIDFIYVQPQAPKAVVRARVINSPKHMKRFLLALQENVAKYEAQFGKIDASGPAPHLLPVH; encoded by the coding sequence ATGTCCGCCGACCATCCCGCCGCTCCGCCGCCGGTGCAGATCCAGCTCCAGATCGACGAGCAGACCGCGCACGGCATGTATGTCAACATGGCGATGCTGAACCACAACGAGACGGAGTTCGTCATCGACTTCATCTACGTGCAGCCGCAGGCGCCGAAGGCGGTGGTGCGCGCGCGCGTGATCAACAGCCCAAAGCACATGAAGCGCTTCCTCCTCGCGCTGCAGGAGAACGTGGCCAAGTACGAAGCGCAGTTCGGCAAGATCGATGCTTCCGGACCGGCGCCCCACCTGCTCCCGGTGCACTAG
- a CDS encoding alpha/beta fold hydrolase — protein sequence MARPADPFALGDGPDACLLLHGLTGSPAEMRPVGEALAGAGFRAVGPVLPGHGTTPVDLYGVTRGDVIRAAESALLSLCGARRIFLCGLSMGSLLVIHLAARSWADKGLPDFSAIALLAPAIEFARGTWLFANVIGRLPALRVLLGKGARDIRGQPDDREKVAGSYDAIPMRWGAELRALSQEARQLASRVRAPALILQGALDRTLSPSGAQRLQGMLSSPRVELRMLQRSGHVLPLDVESAEVCSSIVSFFQGAA from the coding sequence ATGGCCCGACCCGCGGACCCGTTCGCGCTGGGCGATGGACCCGACGCGTGCCTGCTCCTGCATGGCCTGACGGGATCGCCCGCGGAGATGCGCCCCGTCGGCGAGGCGCTGGCAGGGGCGGGATTTCGCGCCGTCGGCCCGGTTCTTCCGGGGCACGGCACGACTCCAGTGGACCTCTACGGCGTCACGCGCGGAGATGTCATCCGCGCGGCGGAGTCCGCGCTGCTCTCGCTGTGCGGCGCGCGGCGGATCTTTCTCTGCGGTCTCTCGATGGGAAGCCTGCTGGTGATCCACCTCGCGGCGCGGTCCTGGGCGGACAAGGGGCTGCCGGACTTTTCCGCGATTGCGCTGCTGGCGCCGGCGATCGAGTTCGCGCGAGGGACGTGGCTGTTCGCCAACGTCATCGGCCGCCTGCCTGCGCTCCGCGTCCTGTTGGGAAAGGGCGCCCGCGACATCCGCGGTCAGCCGGACGATCGCGAGAAAGTCGCCGGCTCGTACGACGCAATCCCCATGCGCTGGGGGGCGGAGCTGCGCGCGCTTTCGCAGGAGGCGAGGCAGCTCGCTTCCCGCGTCCGCGCGCCCGCGCTCATCCTCCAGGGCGCCCTGGACCGGACCCTCTCTCCGTCGGGCGCGCAGCGCCTGCAGGGGATGCTCTCCTCGCCCCGGGTCGAGCTGCGGATGCTGCAGCGGAGCGGGCACGTCCTGCCGCTCGACGTGGAGTCCGCCGAAGTCTGCAGCAGTATCGTGTCGTTCTTCCAGGGAGCCGCCTGA